AAGCGCTGCCGCTGTTTCCGGAGGGCAGCACGCATCCGCGTTCGCGGGCGAAAGCGGAAATTTGGCAGCAGTGGGATGAATTCGAGAAGTTGATGCGCCAGCTCGAAGCCGACGCAAAGGCGACTGCGGAAGCTGCCCAGGGCGGCGGCGATGTGCGTGCGGCGGCAAACAAGATGTTCGGCAATTGCAAGAGCTGCCACGACCGTTTCCGCTTGCCGGAAAAGAAGTGACGAAAG
This genomic interval from Candidatus Binatia bacterium contains the following:
- a CDS encoding cytochrome c, with protein sequence MRALMVGTIFWIAAVAWAHDSKEPLPEGPIRERHELMERVGKQAKVIGDALKAGKLDPVGPAAEKIAAEAGKALPLFPEGSTHPRSRAKAEIWQQWDEFEKLMRQLEADAKATAEAAQGGGDVRAAANKMFGNCKSCHDRFRLPEKK